A portion of the Roseimicrobium gellanilyticum genome contains these proteins:
- a CDS encoding DUF1552 domain-containing protein, giving the protein MKHLSRRTFLRGAGVSLALPLLEAMIPGARAAAAAAATSPRRMVAINIPLGFLGEKFFPTGTGTGYELSEYLKPGEALRGDFTVFSGVSHPDVDGGHSAEKSFLTAAAHPGSRSFKNSISLDQYVAKQIGDKTRFASLTLGDHSLSWTANGVPIPVEQSPAKAFAKLFLTGTPKEVAAQEQELDQGRSIMDTVLEDAKSIEGKVSAADRDKLDQFFTAVRETEQRLSKAQAWSQTPKPKVNAAQPGKLDSTDLVGTFKANFDIIRLALETDSTRVVALGGTGYGLVPTIKGVTQAYHALSHHGKNPEMMGQLALIERATIEAFWAFLGSLKQSADGGSSLLDNTQVLLGSNLGNASGHLTTNLPVILAGGGFKHGQHLAFDQKNNYPLPNLFVSMLQRMGVEAGSFASSTGTMRGLEMMGV; this is encoded by the coding sequence ATGAAGCACCTTTCCCGCAGAACCTTCCTCCGTGGCGCCGGTGTGAGCCTCGCGCTTCCCCTGCTTGAGGCAATGATTCCTGGAGCGCGTGCTGCTGCGGCGGCGGCAGCCACATCGCCACGCCGCATGGTGGCCATCAATATTCCCCTCGGCTTCCTGGGTGAGAAGTTCTTTCCGACCGGCACCGGGACCGGCTATGAACTGAGCGAGTACCTGAAGCCAGGTGAGGCCCTGCGCGGCGACTTCACCGTCTTTTCCGGCGTAAGTCACCCGGATGTGGACGGTGGGCATTCGGCTGAGAAATCCTTCCTCACGGCCGCTGCACATCCTGGATCGCGCAGTTTCAAGAACAGCATCTCGCTGGACCAGTACGTGGCGAAGCAGATTGGCGACAAGACGCGCTTCGCCTCGCTCACTCTCGGCGACCACTCCCTGTCGTGGACTGCAAATGGGGTGCCCATTCCCGTGGAGCAGTCGCCCGCCAAGGCCTTCGCCAAACTCTTCCTCACCGGCACGCCGAAGGAAGTCGCAGCGCAGGAGCAGGAACTGGATCAGGGCCGCAGCATCATGGACACGGTGCTGGAAGATGCCAAGTCCATCGAAGGCAAGGTGAGCGCTGCCGATCGTGACAAGCTGGACCAATTCTTCACTGCGGTGCGCGAGACGGAGCAACGCCTCTCCAAGGCCCAGGCCTGGAGCCAGACACCGAAGCCAAAAGTGAATGCCGCACAGCCCGGTAAGCTCGATAGCACCGATCTGGTCGGCACTTTCAAGGCAAACTTCGACATCATCCGACTCGCCCTGGAAACTGACTCCACTCGTGTCGTGGCGCTGGGAGGCACGGGCTATGGCCTGGTGCCCACCATCAAGGGTGTGACACAGGCGTATCATGCCCTCTCACACCACGGGAAGAATCCCGAGATGATGGGCCAGCTGGCGCTGATTGAGCGCGCGACCATCGAAGCCTTCTGGGCATTCCTCGGCAGCTTGAAGCAGAGCGCGGATGGCGGCTCCAGTCTGCTCGACAACACCCAGGTGCTGCTCGGCAGCAATCTCGGCAATGCCAGCGGCCACCTCACGACAAACCTTCCTGTCATCCTTGCCGGCGGTGGGTTCAAGCACGGCCAGCATCTCGCCTTCGACCAGAAGAACAATTACCCGCTGCCCAATCTCTTCGTCAGCATGTTGCAGCGGATGGGTGTTGAGGCTGGTTCGTTTGCCTCCAGTACAGGCACGATGCGTGGACTGGAGATGATGGGGGTGTAA
- the polX gene encoding DNA polymerase/3'-5' exonuclease PolX, with translation MTAEQMAEVLRNIARLLELKGENPFKIRAYTTGADVAENFSGDIVAKAKANDLGGIKGIGDALQQKLHELASTGKLEFYEKLKAEFGDGILELFEVQGLGAKKIAALFATLGVKSIADLRRVCESGEAAKLPGFGAKTAEKLLQGISFRESHAHEFRQEQVAPIVMGVLEMLRDHPDVSRVEVGGSYRRGKETVHDLDFLAASRRPKEVLEDFVHMPGVTQVLGHGETKASVVLDSGVQCDLRVVTNDEFACALVYFTGSKEHNIVLRSRALERGWSLNEYAFTPVANGNGKEPPKCMEEADVYRALDLEVVPPELRENTGEIEAAEEGRIPRLVELQNLRGCFHNHTVASDGAATLREMAEAAQEVGWQYLGIADHSKSSFQANGLNETRLAAQVEEIRKLNAEYEKEGFRIFAGSEVDILKDGALDFSDEVMAGLDYVVASVHNLFTLSEAEMTKRIIKAIENPYVTMLGHVTGRLLLSRPSYAVNIPEIIEAASANGTIIEINANPWRLDMDWRWWKMAKEKGVKCAINPDAHSTRGLQDVFFGARIARKGWLTREDVINCLPLGQVEQALRVKREGK, from the coding sequence ATGACCGCTGAACAGATGGCCGAGGTGCTGCGCAACATCGCGCGGCTGCTGGAACTCAAGGGGGAGAATCCCTTCAAGATCCGTGCCTATACCACCGGAGCAGATGTGGCGGAGAATTTCAGTGGTGACATCGTGGCCAAGGCGAAGGCGAATGACCTGGGAGGCATCAAAGGTATCGGTGATGCGCTCCAGCAAAAGCTGCATGAACTGGCCAGCACCGGAAAGCTGGAGTTCTACGAGAAGCTCAAGGCGGAGTTTGGAGATGGGATCCTCGAACTGTTTGAAGTGCAGGGGCTGGGCGCAAAGAAGATCGCGGCGCTCTTTGCCACACTGGGCGTGAAGTCCATCGCAGATCTGAGGCGTGTGTGTGAAAGTGGCGAGGCTGCGAAGCTGCCCGGCTTTGGCGCGAAGACGGCGGAGAAGCTGCTGCAGGGCATCAGCTTCCGCGAGAGCCACGCACATGAATTCCGTCAGGAGCAGGTGGCGCCGATCGTGATGGGGGTGTTGGAAATGCTCCGCGACCATCCGGATGTCTCACGCGTGGAAGTCGGCGGTAGCTATCGCCGTGGCAAGGAGACGGTGCATGACCTCGACTTCCTCGCGGCCTCTCGTCGTCCCAAGGAGGTGCTGGAGGATTTCGTTCATATGCCGGGCGTGACCCAGGTGCTGGGCCATGGTGAAACGAAGGCGAGTGTGGTGTTGGACAGCGGGGTGCAGTGTGACCTCCGCGTGGTGACGAATGATGAATTCGCCTGTGCGCTGGTGTACTTCACCGGAAGCAAGGAGCACAACATCGTCCTCCGCAGCCGTGCTCTGGAGCGTGGATGGTCGCTCAACGAATATGCCTTCACTCCTGTGGCGAATGGCAATGGCAAGGAGCCGCCGAAGTGCATGGAGGAGGCGGATGTGTATCGCGCGCTTGATCTCGAGGTTGTGCCACCGGAGCTTCGTGAAAACACCGGTGAAATCGAAGCGGCGGAGGAGGGACGGATTCCCCGGCTCGTGGAATTGCAGAATCTCCGTGGATGCTTTCACAATCACACCGTGGCCAGCGATGGCGCAGCGACTTTGCGTGAGATGGCCGAAGCCGCGCAGGAAGTGGGCTGGCAGTACCTGGGCATCGCGGATCACAGCAAGTCCTCCTTCCAGGCGAATGGCTTGAACGAGACGCGCCTCGCTGCGCAGGTGGAGGAAATACGCAAGCTCAACGCCGAGTACGAGAAGGAAGGCTTCCGTATCTTCGCGGGCAGTGAGGTCGATATTCTCAAGGATGGGGCGTTGGACTTCAGCGACGAAGTGATGGCCGGACTCGACTACGTCGTGGCCAGTGTGCACAATCTCTTCACGCTTTCAGAAGCGGAGATGACGAAGCGTATCATCAAAGCGATAGAGAATCCGTATGTGACGATGCTTGGACACGTGACAGGGCGCTTGCTCCTTTCTCGTCCTAGTTATGCGGTGAACATTCCCGAGATTATTGAGGCTGCCTCGGCGAACGGGACCATCATCGAGATCAATGCGAACCCCTGGCGCCTGGACATGGACTGGCGTTGGTGGAAGATGGCAAAGGAGAAGGGCGTGAAGTGCGCCATCAATCCAGATGCGCACAGCACGCGTGGATTGCAGGACGTGTTCTTTGGCGCTCGCATCGCACGGAAGGGATGGCTCACGCGCGAGGATGTCATCAACTGCCTGCCACTGGGACAGGTGGAGCAGGCGTTGAGGGTGAAGCGGGAGGGGAAGTGA